One segment of Drosophila mauritiana strain mau12 chromosome 3R, ASM438214v1, whole genome shotgun sequence DNA contains the following:
- the LOC117145302 gene encoding immune-induced peptide 23, translated as MKYLTCVLLPLALIPTLIGAYPSTVVVNGVCLTCPNPNGEPVYLDGQEYRSFSSSPGDGNVVISRGNDGRGGGGGTIYRRGGNTIVNGRCQHCNVDLY; from the exons ATGAAGTACCTGACGTGTGTGCTGCTCCCGTTGGCTTTAATTCCGACTCTGATCGGCG CTTATCCCAGCACAGTGGTTGTGAATGGCGTCTGTCTGACTT GTCCCAATCCGAATGGTGAACCCGTCTACCTGGATGGCCAGGAGTACCGCAGCTTCTCGTCATCCCCTGGCGATGGTAATGTGGTCATTTCCCGTGGCAATGACGGTAGGGGCGGTGGAGGTGGCACCATTTACCGGAGGGGTGGTAACACCATCGTCAATGGCAGGTGCCAGCACTGCAACGTGGATCTCTATTAA
- the LOC117145301 gene encoding ctenidin-3, producing MRNLTAFAILAFFALALAEAAVYIGGGCYDCNPPGGQGPGVYTGGNGGRGGGYNGGGGGGGYNGGGGGGGGRRPVYTGNFGPGYGNGGGGGGGGYGGGGGGGYDDGGLTQIISG from the exons ATGAGAAACCTGACGGCATTTGCGATTCTCGCTTTTTTTGCACTGGCTCTAGCGGAGGCGGCTGTTTACATCGGTGGCGGTTGTTACGACT GTAATCCGCCCGGAGGCCAAGGACCCGGAGTCTACACAGGTGGCAACGGAGGACGAGGAGGTGGATACAAcggaggcggaggcggtggAGGCTACAACGGCGGCGGAGGTGGAGGAGGTGGCCGTCGTCCAGTATACACGGGCAACTTTGGACCCGGCTATGGCAAcggcggaggaggtggtggaggTGGCTACGGAGGCGGCGGTGGAGGTGGCTACGATGATGGCGGTCTTACGCAGATTATAAGCGGCTGA